The Aeoliella mucimassa genome includes the window GAGCGGGAGTTCTATTTCACCTCGAACAATACCCCCTTCTGGGCGCGAACCCGCGATCCTGTGACCGGTGCCGATACGAATTTGCGTCGCTTCAACCCGACCGCTCGTACCTATAGCGACATCGGTTACGGAACCCAGTTGAAGCAGTACTACTCGGACCTTCGGGTGCGGATTCCGTTTAACTACATTCGCCTGGGGCGACAGTTAGGCGGCATGCCTGATCTTGTGTCGCTACCTTTCCGGTTTGTGGCCAACAATAAGTTGCAGAATAGCCGACCCGATGTGGCCATCGCTCCGGTAATGCCTGGTCGCTACGCGGTGATTGGTTCGGCCGGCACGGTCTACGACAACCTCGAAACCACCGACGACGGTCGCTTGCGGTTTGTGAATACTATCGGTCGCCGCACCCCGAACACCGCGGGTACCGATGTTACCAAGACCGACGATCTCACGCACAAGGGAGCAATCGATAGCACCCGACGCTTCGAGATGCATCCCTCGGGTAATCCCTATCAGCAGCAGTGGTTGGTCGGTGCCAACGGTGGCTTGTTCTCCGAAGGCAACGTCGAGACTGCCCGCGGTGGCGAATTGATGTATCTGGCCAATAGCGGTACCGGTTCGTCCACGGCCAACGTCACTGGGCGAGTGAACAATACCACGCTCGAGCCAACCGCCAACGTGGTCGCTCCGGCAGTGGTTGTACCGGTGGAAGACATGAATATCTCCGAGCCCGCCTATGGCTATGGAGTGCGAACTCGTGAGCTGGCCCAGCTCGAAGCCGACTCGGGCGATACGAACCAGCAATGGCGTCCCGATGCGGCCGAAGGCGAAGGTGCGTTTGCCGATAGCAGTGGTAACTCGGTGCACTTCGATACCCCGTTCGATGTCGGACCGGAGTTCAACAATGCGTGGGAGCAACCTCGTTCGGTACGACGATTCCGCGTGCTGCACCTGCAACGCCTGGCCGATCCGACCATGCCTTGGAACCCGGAGCCTGGCTACAACGCCGCTTATACCAAGATCAGTCCCTCGGACCCCACTCGTCCCGAGTACTCCGGGCACGATCCTTCGCTCCCGGTGAATCCGTACCTGACGGTCGATTCGGCGTCGGTTGACCTGACCATTTTCAATGGCACAAGCAGCGTGAAGGTTAACGCACCTGGCAACGAGACTCGCTTCGAGTCGGCCGAGCGAATGGGTATTTCGCGTCAATCGTTGGGGGCCACCAACGCTGCCTTCCAGCAGCCTCAACGGGCGATCTGGAAGCAGGACTTCTTCATGGCTCCGGAAAACCTTGGGGGCTTCCCCTCGAAGTTACGCCTCGCGATGTCGCGAGCCAGACGCGGCACCATGGCCGAAGCGGTTCGCGAAGACCACCTGATTACCAAGAACCACATGGATTACTTCTTCCAGCATTCGTTAGGCATGCCTAACCAGGCTGCGGGAGACATCTATCTGCAACCCGAGGCAACCACGCTCGCCGAGGCCCGCGATCCTACCGACTTAGACAATACCGCTGGTCTGGCCGGCGCGGCCGCTGGGGCTCCGCGCCCTGATAGCCAGATTGCCTCGACGTATCCCTGGTTGAATTGGAACAACCGTCCGTTCGTGAGCGAAAGCGAATTGCTGCAGGTGCCTGCCTGGAGCAACGCAGAGATGCTCCGCAAGTTCTCGACGATTTCTAATCGTGGCATCAACGCTTACGTGGAAGACCTCAGTTCACTAGATATGAGCAGCAGCGGTTTAGTCGAGGATGCCAACAAGTTGCGTTACGATACAATGGTGGCGAACTTCGGTCATTTACTCAACTTCACCTTGTCGTCTGCAGTTCCCGCGATGGTTCAAAGCGACTCGAGTGGTAACCCCGTGCCAATTGGGGCGCCGAACTTCCATCGCATCCTCGACTACGTGCATACTCCTTCGCGATTCGTCGGGACCGATACGATGCTCGATCCGATTTCGTTTAACATCGCTTCGCCGGTGAGGCTTAATGTCGCTTCGATGTTAAGTGCCGACGATCCTCGCGATCCTCGTGCTAGATTGATGGCACCTTTCAACCGCGTGCCTGACTACCGGGAACCAGGCAAGGTGAACTTGAACACCATTGTTTCGCAACGTGAAACGGTGGTGACTCAAGGGAGTTCAGGTGGTGGCCCAAGGAGGGCAGCTAATACCACCTCTACCGAGATGTGGTCGGATGTATTCGACGGGCTCATGCATCGCGTTCGCGATGGCGACGCGGTTGTGAATGGCAACCTGTTGGCCTACGGTCACTTTGGCCCCGCCTGGCGCGATGTGGTGCTTAGTCGCCGAGGGTATCCCGACCCTCTTCCCGTCATTGGTACCACGCTCACGGGTCCCGATCGATCGGAACTGGTCATGAACCCGCAGTTCCCCACGTTCTTCAAGAACCCGTTCCGCTCCAGCGACGCGGGCGACCTGGTGCCGGTGCCGAACATGGTAGACGGTGGAGTTGAGGTTTCGATGCTGCGTTCGCATCCCATTCGGCCAGGTACCGATCTGGGCTGGGGAAATGCCGCGATCGACGAGAACGGCAACGGCCTATTCAACGAAACTCGCGAGGCCATTCCTGGCGAAGGTGGTGCCGATTCGCCGCCGGTCCCGTTGTTTAGTGAGCTTTGCTCCACGCCGGCGATCGACGCCAAACGCAACAGCGCGATGCACACGATGCCGCTAACGCGTTTGGACAACCTGACGACCAACCGCAGCGGAGTGTTCGCAGTGTGGGTCACCGTGGGGTACTTCGAAGTACTGCCGGCCCCGAACTGGAATGAAGACCAGGATAACGTCCAGGAGCAGTTTATGAACCAGGCCGGTGGCAACCTCGATCGCGCCCAAGCTTTGTACAAGAAGGTCTATCCGCAGGGATACCAACTCGGCAAAGAACTTGGCAGCGATACCGGCGATCTCGAGCGGCATCGTGGGTTCTACATCATCGATCGCACTCGCCCCGTGGCCTTCAAGCCAGGCGAGGACGTGAACGTAGAGAAAGCCATCCTATTGCGGCGGAGGATTGACTAGCGAGTGCACTGCCCACTAGCACTTTGCTGATCAGAGGGACCAATCTTCACCGCAGCCAGGTATCCTGGTCCTTCCCCTCAACAGGGGGAAGGACGGGATGCCTGTTTTTTATTCGTCGCCAAACACCCGAGTGCTCTCTTCTTTACGAATCGGCTGCGGGATGTCGTCGGTGCGAACTTCCACCGCCAGGCGTTGATCGCCAGGGCGAACGCCTTGCACGTCGATGCGGAAAGTCGCTTCGGCCTTCGGAGCGAGTTGGGCGACCGGTTCAAACACCACCCCTTCAGGGCGAACCGCCGAGCGGGTCTCGCCTTGAGCGTTGGTGACTGCCATGCCGGGAGGAACCTGGGCGAACACCTGCACGTTGGTAGCCGCCTTCGAACCTTGGTTCACCACGCGGATTTCGTAGCTGGTGGTTCCGCCGACTTCGATCGGGTCTTGCGCGTCCCGTACTTCGAACATGATGGCAGCCAGGCCCTCGACTCGCACCGCTTGCGAGGTGCGATCTTCCAGCCCTTCGCGGGCGCGACCTTCGACTTCGATCGTATGGTCGCCCGACTGAATCGGCATGGCGACGAGTTCCACCGAGCCTTTTTGTCCTTCGGGCAATTCGGCCAGCGACCAGTAGACGCTGTGCGTCGTGGAGTCGTACTCGCCCAGGTTGTTGGCCCGCACGAACTTCATGCCGCGGGGCAGTTTGGTGACCAGTTGCACGTCCTTCGCCGGAGCGGTGCCGGGGTTGTCGATGCTAACCGTGTAGGTTGCGGGGCGTTCCAGGTAGCGACGCTGCGGGCCATTCAGGGCAACGGCCAGGGCAGGGGAGATCACTTCGAAGTCGACCTGCTGCTGCACCTGCAGATTGCCATCCGCGCGAGCGGTCAGCAGGTTGGCGACATGGCCCGCCTTTTCGGCGGTGAGCACCAACTCCATTCGGCGAGTCTCGCCGGCGCGAAGCGTGCCGACTTCGAACTCGAGAGCCGGACCGGCTTGATGGCGAACGTTCTCAGGCACGTTCTCCAGCAGCATCACGCCGGTGGCGTCGCCGGTGCCGGGGTTGTGTAGTTCGATCGCAATGCGTTGCTGGCGGCCGATGAGCACCTCGCCTGGAGCCGACATTCGCAATGCAAGTTGCGGACGCGTGCAAACCGACTTGGCCGATGCGTGCGACGAGAAAGTAACTTGAGCAACCGAGCCGATTTCGCCTTCTTCGGTCGGCATGAGTTTGATGTCGAGCGTCCGCTCTTCGCCAGGCGAGAGCGTGCCCAACTGCCAGGCGAGCTTGCTGCCGGCTTCTTCGGCCTGCGGCGAAGCATCCATAAACTGGGCACCCAGCGGAATCTCGTCCACCACCATGACGTCGGCCGCAGGACGCTGGCCTACGTTGCGCACCTTGATCACAAACTTGCAAGGCTTGCCGACCTGAACTTCCTCGGGGGCAAACTTCTGCAAGATCAGCGACGGCTGCTGAGCCCCTTCGAGGGCCCGCTCGCCGGGGCGACCGGTGCCGGAGGTCGACATGGTGGGATTGGCCAACGGAGTCGGCTCGAGCGAAGCCATTCGCGACGGCTCCGTCGACTCCAGTTGAGGAGCAGGCGCGGGTTGAGCGGGTTGGCTAAAGGCGTTCATCGAAGCGGCCGGGGCCATTTGAGCGGGCTCAGGCTGCTCGAAGGGAGCTGGTTCCATCGTGGAATCGGCCATCGGCATCGCCGCTGGGGCTGCATTCTCAAATCCATTGGGAGCACTGCCGAATCCACTGGCCGCGTTGTCAAAGCCATTCGGCTGCGGGGCGGGGGCTTGGGGAGCCTCTTCGATCGCGGGCAGCGGTGCCGAACGCAACGGATTGCCACCTTGCATGTCGATCGGTTCGGCCGCAGGCTCTTCGGCAACCATCGGCGAAGCCTCGGGCTGCGGGGGCAACTGCATCGGCTCCGGCATGCTCATCGGCTCCGGCATCGACATTGGCTCGGGCATCTCAACCGGGGCATCGGCAAACGCCGCAGCCGCATCGGGGCTATCGCTCGACTCAATGGCATCGTCGCCCAAAGCTGGCAGGCTCGTGCGGAGCGGATTGTCGCCCCCGATCGGGCTGATCGGCGGCAAGTCGGCAAACGGAGTCTGCCCCCGCGCCAGCACTTCGCCGGCGTCACGTGGTTCTTCGGTTATTTCGTCGGAAATCGTTGCTTCGTTGTTGGCCAGCTCGATCGAAGGCAGCGGTTCCACGGCCGGAAGCTCGGGAACCAGATCCAAGGTGGGCGGAGCTTCGCCCTCGGGTTGCATCGCGAGTTCATCATCGCTGTCGCTGGGCGTCTTGGCGGTCGATCCGAGCGTATTATTCGCTGCGGCCGATTCGAATCCCTTTTCCAGATCGGACTGAACGTCGGGGTTCAGCGATTCGCCATCGGATTGAAACATCCATAGGCCCGTACCAGCCCCGGCGGCCAAAAGTGTAGTTGCGACAAAAGCGGGTAATACAAAACGACGAAGTTTCTTCGGTTTTGACATGACGATTTCCCATCCGTGGGGTCTAGCAGGTTCACCGACATGACCCAAGGGGCTGCCTTGCACCTCGGGCGCGGAGTTTGTTTTGAAGCGTAGTAGCAGAACCCCGCTATTCCTCAAAGATCGATTCGTCCACCCGTGCTAGCATTCGGGCCCCTGAACGGGGAGAATAGCGGGATGGAATCGCTTGGAGTGAACGTCGCCAACTACCTGAAAGCCTCGGCGAAGCATGCGCCCGATCGACCCGCACTGGTCGAAACCTGGGGGCGTCGGCGGTCGATCACGTTTGCCGAGCTCGACCGCAACGCCGATCTGCTAGCACGTGGGTTTATCGAATTTGGCATCGAGCCGCAATCGCGAATCACGCTGCTCGTCAAACCGAGCATCGAGTTCGTGACCTTGGTGTTTGCCCTGCTGCGGAGCGGAGCAACCATGGTGCTGGTCGACTCGGGGCTCGGCCGCAATAACATTGTTCGCTGCCTGGCGTCGACCGAGCCCGATGGTTTTGTCGCCATTCCGATTGGGCACGCTTTGCGATGGCTCAAGCGAAAGCAGTTTCCCAAGGCTAAGTGGAACGTGAATGTCGGCCCCAGTTGGCTCCCCATGGGCAAGCCGCTTGCTAGCATCGCCGAGCTTGGGCGGAAGTCGAACGTCGTGCTGCCCGAAACCCTGGCCGATCATCCCGCGGCAATCGTCTTCACTAGCGGCAGCACCGGGCCACCGAAGGGAGTGGTTTACCGACACGAGACGTTTGTGACCCAGCTCACCGAGATTCAGCGGATGTACGGTCTCGAAGCAGGCGGAACCGACCTCGCCTGTTTTCCGCTGTTCGGGTTGTTCAACGTTGCCTTGGGCATTACGACCGTGCTGCCCGAGATGGACTTCAGCCGCCCCGCGAGTGCGGACCCGAACAAATTGCTGGCCGCTGCGAATGAGCATCAGGTGACGCAGTCGTTTGCCTCGCCGGCGGTGTGGGACAAACTGAGCCGCCACTGTCAGCAGTCGGGCGAGAAGATTCCGACGCTCCGCCAGGTGTTCTCGTGCGGAGCACCGG containing:
- a CDS encoding COG1361 family protein, whose protein sequence is MSKPKKLRRFVLPAFVATTLLAAGAGTGLWMFQSDGESLNPDVQSDLEKGFESAAANNTLGSTAKTPSDSDDELAMQPEGEAPPTLDLVPELPAVEPLPSIELANNEATISDEITEEPRDAGEVLARGQTPFADLPPISPIGGDNPLRTSLPALGDDAIESSDSPDAAAAFADAPVEMPEPMSMPEPMSMPEPMQLPPQPEASPMVAEEPAAEPIDMQGGNPLRSAPLPAIEEAPQAPAPQPNGFDNAASGFGSAPNGFENAAPAAMPMADSTMEPAPFEQPEPAQMAPAASMNAFSQPAQPAPAPQLESTEPSRMASLEPTPLANPTMSTSGTGRPGERALEGAQQPSLILQKFAPEEVQVGKPCKFVIKVRNVGQRPAADVMVVDEIPLGAQFMDASPQAEEAGSKLAWQLGTLSPGEERTLDIKLMPTEEGEIGSVAQVTFSSHASAKSVCTRPQLALRMSAPGEVLIGRQQRIAIELHNPGTGDATGVMLLENVPENVRHQAGPALEFEVGTLRAGETRRMELVLTAEKAGHVANLLTARADGNLQVQQQVDFEVISPALAVALNGPQRRYLERPATYTVSIDNPGTAPAKDVQLVTKLPRGMKFVRANNLGEYDSTTHSVYWSLAELPEGQKGSVELVAMPIQSGDHTIEVEGRAREGLEDRTSQAVRVEGLAAIMFEVRDAQDPIEVGGTTSYEIRVVNQGSKAATNVQVFAQVPPGMAVTNAQGETRSAVRPEGVVFEPVAQLAPKAEATFRIDVQGVRPGDQRLAVEVRTDDIPQPIRKEESTRVFGDE
- a CDS encoding fatty acid CoA ligase family protein, yielding MESLGVNVANYLKASAKHAPDRPALVETWGRRRSITFAELDRNADLLARGFIEFGIEPQSRITLLVKPSIEFVTLVFALLRSGATMVLVDSGLGRNNIVRCLASTEPDGFVAIPIGHALRWLKRKQFPKAKWNVNVGPSWLPMGKPLASIAELGRKSNVVLPETLADHPAAIVFTSGSTGPPKGVVYRHETFVTQLTEIQRMYGLEAGGTDLACFPLFGLFNVALGITTVLPEMDFSRPASADPNKLLAAANEHQVTQSFASPAVWDKLSRHCQQSGEKIPTLRQVFSCGAPVSAEVIERTLEFVHPEAQLHTPYGATESLPVSTMEAREILDETQAKTRQGAGVCVGAKVDSIAWRVIKITDEPIATIDDTEPLPTGEIGELIVCGPQVSRQYLETAGGKHNELAKIRDGQTVWHRMGDVGYLDEQDRFWYCGRKSQRVETSHGPLFTECVEQVVNEHEAVRRSALVGVGPRTQQSPVVVWEANPSVTVEVDSQDEVSPSSQRPTSLAGDWLKSDFADSPAVVAVEQFLLYPKSLPTDIRHNAKINREQLAIWATEQLNKS